From the Coffea eugenioides isolate CCC68of chromosome 1, Ceug_1.0, whole genome shotgun sequence genome, the window ATCAATTTCACTCTGGACCTCAAATagaaagataaaattgaaatgTGTCAAATGCTTTAACCATTGAAATTCAGTCCATACGGTAGTGTAACTTAGAAAGATGAAGGACCAGTACCTTTGCAGATTTCATCTTCTGAGTTTCGAGGGGAACTGCATCAGAGATAATACTATCAACATATCCAGAAAAATGTGACTCTTATCAAATATAGCAACAAAATGAATATACTTGTGTTCCATTCACTAATAAAGACAGTATTCTAACGCCTGAGAGGTTGACTTATTAGGCAAGTCTAGGACATCTCATTCAACATAATGTCCGGGTTTCACTGGCAAAAGGTATAATAAAGCGTGTTATCAGCTAAATTTTGGCAAGAAGACTGGGATGGGGCTTTTTTTTAGAACCTGTCAACAAATTAAGAAAGGGAATCATGAACAGAAAACAGCTTTTCACTACTTCTAATTCAGCTAAATCCACCTCTTACTTGTATGGAAAGCCAGGGGTTTATGTTAAGCAGCTTCACTTTCAAGGGTAAAGATTTCATATTTTATCTGCCTAACTACCGGCTCCATGCAGGGGCATGCAAAATTAGAAACATAAGATGGATGCTTTCTTCAGCTGCATGGTTCTAACAATAATATCCAAAACTGTTGCCCGACATTAACTTCTGTCAACCAAAAGGTAGCAATCAATTTCAGCCATAACCTCCCCCGTTTGAGACTGTAAATGATATAATAAATGTCCAGCATATAGTTTTCACCAACCttttgttcaaaatttaacTTATCTGATTGACGACATCCTTAACAGCCAATAGATAATGTACATTACAGTGCTGTGGATGAAAAATTCTAGTCTCCAAGGGCCATTTACATGTGCCACTCACCAGTATGCCAATCCAATTATTGACGACATCAGATTTACACTTGCTGATTTTTACCAATCAAAATATTAATCTAACACCATAGAGGAATTGATTTGATTAAGTGGCAGTCCATTTGTGTTGCGTAAAGTAGTCATGTGAAAGATACCACAATTAGACAAGTCAAACTATGAAACTTACCACATCCAGGCAAGAGCGTGTCCCAGAAAGATGCTCTCATGGCTGCCTTCTGTGATTCAATGCACTTGTTATGATCATGCAGAAACATCTCCTCTGACATGTTAGGCTCTTCTTTTGGTGTACTTTTTCTCTTCAATGATGCTTCATGGTGAACAGATGACTTGTTTGTAATGTCACCGAGGGCTTTACGATTCCCAAACCCTGtaccaattttctttttttccagtTTGAAGCCAGTTGATTTACCCTTAACAGACCCTACAAAAGAATTTAATTCGATTGAGTATTAAAATAGCCTGGTCTGAAATAGCTACACCGCCACCTATATTtacaaaatgcagaaaatttaATGTCCAAAGATCTTAAACTGCAATGATTAAAATCTCAATTGTAATTTCCTATGGTACATGGACTATGGCTTCAGCATCTGGCAAGAGCATGTATCCAGGTGTCAAGTCCGCTGATCTCCTAAAATACAGGATACCGGTATACTGCTGAAAGATAAGACAATGGTTCATGCATATGATTCAGAACAAATTATTGTTGTTGCACACACAGACATAGCAGAGAAAGCATTCTCTATCTACTGTGATATATAACACGGTTCTTATAGCTAATAGGTTGTTTAGTGATCCGAAATGACAGACACTTGGGAAGCAACACAAAAACATGCGGTACTATAGTGTCATCCATGAGTAAGCTATAAAATTATCATTAAGCTCTGCAGTTGTTCTAAGTAGGGATGACTAGGGTCCAAGAACCCCATCTTGAGTCAAAGCACATTCGTGCACCAAGCCAATCTTTGACCAGATCCTACACACATCTCATACAATATCATATCATGTAGGTATGGCTAACTGTGGTTCAGATCAAGTGTCCCTGTAAAAAAGCTCAACTTTATGCTGCTCATGAAGAGATAGATTCAATCCCCTCTTAAGCAGCATCTGTTTTTACACTATTAGACTGCTCAATGCTGAAGCTTATCAACAAGAttctttcaaccaaaacttGTCTCTTACTGAAGAAGGGTAGACATACAAATGAAAGGAGTTCTACCTTTCCTTAGAAAATGTAAATTCTCATCTTGCGGAATCAACTGCTTCTGAGTTAACTGTCTTGCCATGCTTCTCTGTTGCATCTGACAGCTAAGCTAAAATTGTTCTGCAGTACAAAATTATCACACTTAGCTCTAATACTACACAGAAAGAGAAATCTACTTCCTTGTGGATATTCTTGGCAATACTATTAAAAGAAGCCAATTGGCATATAAAGATTAGTTTCGATAATCttgcaaattttgcaatttGCAATGTTCTGTGAGCTAGAACCCTATAAAAATAAGCTGAAAGATTTTTGTGTAATCCAATCGCTAGTTTCTGAATACAAATGAAGCTACTAAAATATGGGCTACTATCTCCATAAATCATGCCAGCACATAGAAAAGATAAAACCAAtttcaaataaaacaaattgaGAAATCAAAACCATGAAAACCTAAAGGAAGAAACATGATATTTCACCGGCAACAGATGTGGTGGTAATAGAAGAGTAACCATAAGGAGAACATAGATGCTTCAATTAACACATTCAGAGAGACTTGATATCAGATGAATGATACGACGGAAAGACTTAAAGTGCAATCTCTTTTGATTCTCTAAAAAGTCTGATAATCCAAAGATTCATTGGTTCAAAGATTCGGCCGAGTCCCTGTCCCAGTCGGCCCGGCCGAGTCGTCGCGAGAATTTCAGCTTCCGTTCCGCGACAGGTCCGCAATATTCCGGAGACGGTAGAATCGGTGGAAACTCATTTAGACTCTGAAGATTCGGGCCGAGTCGACTCCGGGACCCAAAAGAATGGCCGAGTCTGCCGAGTCAACCCGTATTGACTCATCAGATATCCATGAACTGAGGCTTGCGCCATGATTTTCAGAGACTTTTAAGGTATAAACaaattagcaaataaaaaaaacatacCGGTAACAAATTGCACGGAAATCAATACTTATGAGAAATTGCACAGAAAGACAGCCGTAACAAATCAATCTTTAACCCAAAATTCTCTCTTTGAAGACTCTTCACGAAACAGCAAGTGGGTGGCAGAGATTCAAGAGAAGGAGACGGAAAACTAAAAGGGCGAAGAAGACGAGGAGCGTTTCGCTTTCATATCATATGCACAGCCGCACGGGTGATGGCGGTGAAATTTGGAGAGAAGTAGGGAAGAAGAATGAACGCCAGACTCCCCTGTGTTTGTGACAATATCTATTGGCgcttttgaaatttgaaaattctcGCTTGTCTCCCCTGCTCTaaggtgatttttttttttttttaacttttgcaacgtattttaaaatataatattaaaaaaccTCATTTTGAAAGCATAATCTCATTCTAAATTTATCCTTTTCCTAAGACTCTTAATTGTCATAACACGTTAACTTTATCTCTTAACTTTTATACACTTGATTGTTCTGGTTCTTTaattgaaattggaaaaaggacCATTTAATTGTTTTTTTATGTCATTAGTTTAGGCAAGAAATATTAACATATTTAATATTATAAATAATTTACAATACTTGTAAAAAaacttgaaatatttttataataatgaaaataaccATTTGTACTGACTTGAAAACATCACAAAAAGATTATATATCTTctgcatttctttttcttttaattttcaagACATTGatctagacaaaaaaaaaactaaaaaaattcgAAAAAAAGGTAAACAATTTATAAAACTTCTTAAATTAACTTAACACACTTTACTGTAAAGAAAATAACATTTTTGTAACTTGCAAAAACTTTAAATAAACTTCAAAATAttaattctttatattttaaaaagCACACTGTATTTTGTCCCATTAGAATTAAGCCTTCTTGCTTTTGgattttgtttttaaattattaatatattcaatttttttaaaattattatataaatattaaagaGTAGTACTCGTCttttatttgatatttttttatCACAATGTATTGGAGGTTTTGGTCTGGTCTCCctcctttctttatttttatatattcaTAATATAAAGAGCTAGCCAAAGAAAGGTTTTTGTACTAAAGAGCAATATAAAGGTAAATTTAGAATGAAATtatgaattttttaatattatattttttaatgaattttaaatGTTATAAAATGTTTAAAGTAAAGGAGACAAGTGAAACTTTCTTAAAATTGGTGCCAATTAATCCTATCAaaaacttcaagggaggtttctgaaattatcccaaagttAAAACTGCATGTCTATAATTTACAAGTAATAGATAATTTGAGtcaaataaatgataaaagtaataaactAACCTGGTCTTTCTTCCCCATATGGGTCATGGACTCATGGGTGCCTCTTTTGGATAATAATTGTTTTGATTCTCATACATATAGAGAGAGCGacaacaaaaagagaaaaataattgtaaataaaaaaaatatctgTTTATAGCACAATACAAAATCAAGCGTGGATTTAATTACATTTACTCCAAACTATCGATACATCCCGAGATTTAGAAAATATCAGCCATCTCCTCTAATTTAACAAATAGTAGATGGTgttaaatattttcatgagTGAACAAAAGACTCTCACCTAAAACAAAAGGTTTAGCatctcaaaaaataaataaagatcAAGAAGTTCTATAGAAAGTCCAAACAAACCACTCATCAAATCCTTGTCTTCTTCTTCCAAATTTCCCTATTTGCCAACTTTATCAACACAAGGAGAAACCATTCTATCTTTCATATATAAACGTAtcatgagattttttttttttcctattgtCAAAAGGTCATCATTTTATATATGAGAAGTAGTTACAGTAGTACTACCATTGCATATTACCGGCAAAAGTTAGAATATCATTGTGGACATAGGGAAGGATACCTCCCACCTAGAATCATCAATTAGGATAGTGGCATTTTGGCAAACCATGACTAGTGCGATTGCATTCCCTTCCAATAAATATGAAGGAGCATTGCCAAAAAGACTTACTAAATGTACAATATCATCTATCAAAGCATCTAATTGAGAGATTCTAGTGCATCTGTGATTAATTCTAACCACTAAAACTTTACAGTCAGAGTGGATAAGAAGAGATGTCTAACATTCCTCCAAGGCTTTAATCATTTTTGTCCTGATTGCCTCTACTTCTAGTATGGCAACATCTTTTTTCATTCTTGTTGGGATGGCCCAAGTAGTGACAAGGTTACCATTATGGTTTTGATTACAATACCTAAACCCCCTCTGTTCCTTGTCTTGTCCATTGATGCATCAGTAAAGATAAGAGTTGCATGTTGATTCTAGAATTCTTTGATGGTGGCATTCCTCTGTATTTCTAGTTTAGGTCTTTCCTTCCCATCTTTCCAGTAATCAACAGATGTTTGTACTAGAGCCATTCCTCCATAGCCTTATTAGATATATGTTTGGCATTAGACGTTTCATTGCTGAAGTTCCATGCATTCCTAGCCTTCCACAATTGCCCAGAAGATTTGCTGTGGCTTCTATTTGGCTAATACCCTCAGTTCTTTCTCTAACTCCCTGCAGTGCTTCCCACCACTTCCAGGAATTCCAAGATTGTTCTTTTATAGCATCCCATTTTATTGGGAAAGTCTTCTAGGcatcttttcttgctttgcagTGGAACACCAAGTGCTCTAGTGTTTCCACATCTTCATAGCATTTGCACCAATTATCTCCTTTGCCTGTTCTTCTATACACTTCCACATTGGTGGGTAGAATGTTATGAAGATATTTCCACAAGAAATGTTTCACTTCGTGCTTAATGTTCAGATCCCAAACTTGGTGCAGAGTCTTGAATCATCCTTTCTTGTACTAGTGCTACCTGATATTTGATCCTTCATGCACTTGTCAATCATCCTGATTCTAGCTTGTACATAATCTGACTTGGTGATATAATTTCCATTGGTGTTGTGGTTCCAATTAAACCTGTCATTCCTGTCCTATATGTTGAGGGGAATCATCATGATTTGTTCAGTTCCTTCTTGAGAGAAAATGGATTGAATGAGGTTGGTGTTCCATCTCTTGCCTGTGATCAAGTCACTAACTCTTTCCACACTGCAATTATGGGGTTTTATTGAGGTTATCAATTCAAATTTGCTATAGGGAAGCCACCTATCTTGCCAGATTGCTGTTGTGCTTCCATTTCCGATCCACTTTCCAACAAGGGGATGGCACCATGGAGGCTCTGCTAGATCCATGAAGAACACGTCTTTTACTTTGGCCTGCAAAATAAAGGAATTATGGAAGTGTTTTCCTTTCATGACATTACTAACCAACAAGTTTCGGCTAGTAAGAAGTCTCCAAACTTGTTTGGTTAATACCGCATTATTAAAGCACTGGATATCCCAAAACCTAGACCCCCTTTGCCCTTTGTGTCAGTCAAGTCCCACCATTTCTTCCAATGTATTTTCCCCTTACCCTGA encodes:
- the LOC113782304 gene encoding protein PATRONUS 2-like, which produces MQQRSMARQLTQKQLIPQDENLHFLRKGSVKGKSTGFKLEKKKIGTGFGNRKALGDITNKSSVHHEASLKRKSTPKEEPNMSEEMFLHDHNKCIESQKAAMRASFWDTLLPGCVPLETQKMKSAKSEIDTDSECFHPEPVEIPMSDYSDLFQSSTFPSLPTQIWLDSPPLSPSEWDLGPVEFKLKEDSSDP